The DNA segment TCGACGACGAGGAGCCGGCAGATCGCGCGCCGGGCCGTCTCGACGACGCGGACGACCTCCTGCGCCACCGCGCTCGCGTAGGGAGGATCGGCGAAGATGACGTCGAATTGCCCTGCGCCGCGCGAGGCGAGCCTGGAGAGGAACAGCCGGGCGTCCCCCGGAACCACGTCGGCGCGGTCGGCGCCGTAGCCGCAGCGCTCGAGGTTGGTCCTGAGGGCCCGGAGGATCGCGCGGTCCTGTTCAACGAAGACGGCGCGCGCCGCGCCGCGGCTCAGGGCCTCGATCCCGATCGCGCCGG comes from the Candidatus Krumholzibacteriota bacterium genome and includes:
- the rsmD gene encoding 16S rRNA (guanine(966)-N(2))-methyltransferase RsmD, coding for MRVIAGECKGRALRCGRGPQFRPTSQLVKGSIFDQLGAEVAGRSVLDLFAGSGAIGIEALSRGAARAVFVEQDRAILRALRTNLERCGYGADRADVVPGDARLFLSRLASRGAGQFDVIFADPPYASAVAQEVVRVVETARRAICRLLVVESGSPVSCAKKGRLELRRSRKFGQTTVSIFDCRGGAAAEPEGGGDS